DNA sequence from the Nitrososphaerota archaeon genome:
CACTGTCAGCAGTCGCCGGCTACGTCGGCATGGCTGTAACCGTCAGAACGAGCTCGCGGGCGGCCGAAGCTGCGAAGCAGGGCCTTGGAAGCGCCCTGGCCCTGGCATTCAAGGGCGGTGGAGTCATGGGAATGACCGTCGTCGGGCTAGACTTGCTCGGTCTGTCCGTGTACTATCTCGCTTTCTCCAGCGCAATCCTCAAGACGCCGGTAATCCTGGCGGGATTGGGATTCGGCGCCTCTCTTATCGCCATGTTCATGAGGGTGTCAGGAGGAATCTACACCAAGGCCGCGGACGTTGGTGCCGACCTTGTTGGAAAGGTCGAGGCGGGCATCCCAGAAGACGACCCTCGTAACCCTGCAGTGATAGCGGACAACGTGGGCGACAATGTGGGAGACTGCGCTGGAATGGGGGCAGACGTCTACGAGTCGTACGTGGTCACGGCCATAGCTGTGATGATACTGGGCGCTCTGCTGTCCGCGGGAGGGGCGCTGACCCTCTTGGTGTACCCCCTGCTGCTCGGGGCATCAGGCATCGTCGGAGCGATAGTCGCGAGCTTCTATGTGAGGAAAACTGTAAGGTCGAACCCGCTCAGAGTGCTGAACATCACCTTGCTGATCGCGGCAGCCATCACTGTGGTCTTGGATTACTTCCTTGGCCAGGCCCTCTTCGGGGGTTCGTCCCTTTCTAACTATCTGCTCGCGAGTGCCATCGTCGGGGTTGCGGTGGTCGTGGCAATTGAGAATGTCGCGAACTACTTCACTTCTTACAACTACTCGCCAGTGCGAGAGATCGCAGAATCAAGTAAGACGGGAGCGGCCACCAACTTCCTTTCAGGGTTCTCGAACGGGCTTTCGAGCACCGCCCCTTCTGCGGTCGTTCTGGTCTTGGCGATAATCGTGTCCTACTTCCTGGGGTACGCCGGGTCAGGAGGGAATCAGCTGACCGGGGTCTACAGCACTGCAGTCGCTACGATGTCGATGCTCTCCCTGACCGGGGTTATCATGTCAATTGACTCGTTCGGCCCCATCACCGACAACGCCAACGGCATTGTTGAGATGGCCGGGCTGGAGTCCAGCGTCAGGACGGTGACCGACGAACTCGACGCGGTCGGAAACACGACCAAGGCCACGACCAAGGCCTTCGCAGTGACTTCTGCCGCGCTCGCGGCCGTCGCGATCTTCGAGGCGTTCCAGAACGAGGTCAGCAACATAATCAGGAACGGTGGCTCGGCACTTGCAAGCAGGTACTCCTCGCACCTAGTAAACGGCCAGCTGAACTTCAGCCTGTCGGACCCCTACGTAGTCATTGGGCTACTGATCGGAGGCCTTCTCCCGTTCTACTTCTCGAGCTTCCTGATCAAAGCGGTGGGAAGAACTGCCTACACCATCGTGAACGAGGTCAGACGGCAGTTCAAGGAAATACCCGGCATTATGGAGGGGACCGCCAAGCCTGACTACGCAAAGTGCGTCGGCATATGCACCAGCGCGGCAATAAAGGAGCTTGCGAAGCCAGGGGCCCTGGCCGTCGCGACTCCCCTCGTAGTCGGCCTCGTGCTTGGACCGCTAGCTCTCGGCGGCCTCCTGATCGGCACTGTGGTCTCGGGAGTCTTCCTCGCGTTCACCATGACCAACGGCGGAGCTGCCTGGGACAACGCAAAGAAGTATATCGAAACAGGCCAACTGGGGGGCAAGGGCTCAGACGCCCACAAGGCCGCAGTGATGGGGGACACGGTGGGGGACCCCTTCAAGGACACCGCCGGACCGGCGATCAACTCCTTGATCAAGGTCGTGAACACGATTTCGATAGTTTTCGTCTCCGCGATAGTATTGTATGCGCTCTTCGTGTGAACTTTTACTCTAATGAGGTGGGGGTGGGAGACCCGGCTGCCGGGCTGCGTGCCCGGCGGCACTCGGACCCACGTGAATGCGCTCACTGACGGGTTCCACTGCAGGCGCACGCGTAACCGCTCCGCCACCCCACCGCAATCGGGCCTCGAAGGTCTGAACTAATTATGCGTTCCAGAGTCGCCGAAAACCACGACCAATCGGCGAACGTCGTTTCCATAAAATCGTCCAACTTTCCTTCAGAAGTCCCAAAGCTTATAACCGCAATTTGGGCTGGTTTCCTGCGCACGACCTAATGTATTCGGGTATCCTGTCATCCCTGCCCTCGACGGTGGCAACCTATGACTTCCTCTTCAACTGGTACCTCTTCTTCGGCGTGGGCGCAGCGGTTGTCGTAATCTCGCTCCTCGTGTTCTTCATGTACAGGTACCGATACAGGGGCGAAAGCGGACCTCCCCCGGTGCACAAGACCGAGGGGTGGAAGATAGTCCTGGTGACGGTCCTGATCAGCATCTCCGTCCTCACTGCGGCCGAGTATCAGACCTTCGCTAGCTTCGGAAACATCGAGATGCCCAGCCAGTGCTCCGCCATCCCCGACCCCTGCGTGACCATCCGCCTCTCCGCATTCCAGTGGGGCTGGAACTTCACCTACCCCGACGGCAAGTTCGCGGTATCGACCCAGAACCAGCCTCTGACGGTCCCGGCAGGTACGATTGTGATCATGAACATCACGAGCAAGGACGTGTTCCATTCGTTCGGGATCCCCATGCTGGACGTGAAGGAGGACGCTGTCCCCGGCAAGGTGAACCAGCTCTGGTTCATGGCTTCGAACACTGGATTCTACACCGACGCCATCAGATGCTTCGAGCTCTGCGGCGTGGGCCATGCGTTCATGCTGGGCAACGTCAGCGTCATCGACGCTGCGACCTGGCAGACCCAGTTCGGCGGAGTGAAACCCTAGTTGGTTTCGTGGCTCAACCGCTGGCTCTACACCACGAACCACAAGGACGTCGGCATGCTCTACTTCTTCACCTCCCTCTACTTCGGTTTCGTAGGTGCCATCCTGGCCCTTCTCATGAGGGTCCAGCTGTCCGTTCCCAACAACAACTTCCTCTCGGCAGTCTACTACAACCAGGCTCTGACCATGCACGGTCTGATCATGATCTTCTGGTTCCTTTCACCGGTAGCACTCGGCCTCGCGAACTACTTCGTGCCCCTGCAGATAGGCGCCGACGACCTCGCCTTCCCCCGACTCAACGCCATGA
Encoded proteins:
- a CDS encoding sodium-translocating pyrophosphatase, which codes for MKRLVLDYGFLALGVSVVALLYALALWAYLRRQSKGTQKMTEISDAVRQGAVAFLGKEYKVISPIAIVITILIFGLIDLPNGTGGATAAGFALGATLSAVAGYVGMAVTVRTSSRAAEAAKQGLGSALALAFKGGGVMGMTVVGLDLLGLSVYYLAFSSAILKTPVILAGLGFGASLIAMFMRVSGGIYTKAADVGADLVGKVEAGIPEDDPRNPAVIADNVGDNVGDCAGMGADVYESYVVTAIAVMILGALLSAGGALTLLVYPLLLGASGIVGAIVASFYVRKTVRSNPLRVLNITLLIAAAITVVLDYFLGQALFGGSSLSNYLLASAIVGVAVVVAIENVANYFTSYNYSPVREIAESSKTGAATNFLSGFSNGLSSTAPSAVVLVLAIIVSYFLGYAGSGGNQLTGVYSTAVATMSMLSLTGVIMSIDSFGPITDNANGIVEMAGLESSVRTVTDELDAVGNTTKATTKAFAVTSAALAAVAIFEAFQNEVSNIIRNGGSALASRYSSHLVNGQLNFSLSDPYVVIGLLIGGLLPFYFSSFLIKAVGRTAYTIVNEVRRQFKEIPGIMEGTAKPDYAKCVGICTSAAIKELAKPGALAVATPLVVGLVLGPLALGGLLIGTVVSGVFLAFTMTNGGAAWDNAKKYIETGQLGGKGSDAHKAAVMGDTVGDPFKDTAGPAINSLIKVVNTISIVFVSAIVLYALFV
- the coxB gene encoding cytochrome c oxidase subunit II, yielding MYSGILSSLPSTVATYDFLFNWYLFFGVGAAVVVISLLVFFMYRYRYRGESGPPPVHKTEGWKIVLVTVLISISVLTAAEYQTFASFGNIEMPSQCSAIPDPCVTIRLSAFQWGWNFTYPDGKFAVSTQNQPLTVPAGTIVIMNITSKDVFHSFGIPMLDVKEDAVPGKVNQLWFMASNTGFYTDAIRCFELCGVGHAFMLGNVSVIDAATWQTQFGGVKP